From a region of the Vanrija pseudolonga chromosome 2, complete sequence genome:
- the rhp23 gene encoding UV excision repair protein rhp23, which yields MTKITFKTVQNKLFTVDAEASETVADLKHKIQESQTFPAENQKLIYSGKILKDDATVGELKIKEKDFLVVMVSKPKPAPAAAAASSSSATAPAAATPAPAAEAAPAAPAPAAEPAAPAAAAPAATEAAAEATPAEGAAAYGSSFLTGSALQGAIDGIVEMGFERDQVVRALRASFNNPDRAVEYLMSGNIPETEPAAPAPAAAAPRAPAAAAPAAAPAAPAVPAAAAAAAPAAAAAATTSSGAGADNLFAAAEAAMNRDRGIPAGAAAGVPGGAGGPDAESLNAIANSPQIQRIRQAVQENPALIQPLLQQIAASNPALAQVINQNPQALYDLLGLSDDDLEGGEDYGGPQVMQVDLTHDEAAAVERLEQLGFDRQVVLQAYLLCDRNEELAANFLFESAEEDEQMGP from the exons ATGACCAAGATCACCTTCAAGACGGTGCAGAACAAG CTGTTCacggtcgacgccgaggccagcgagACG gtcgccgacctcaagcaCAAGATCCAGGAGTCGCAGACCTTCCCAGCCGAGAACCAGAAGCTCATCTACTCTG GCAAGATTCTCAAGGATGACGCGACCGTTGGCGAGCTCAAGATCAAGGAGAAGGACTTCCTCGTTGTGATGGTTTCAAAG cccaagcccgcccccgctgctgccgctgcctcgtcgtcttcggcgacggcccccgccgcagctacccccgcccccgctgccgaggccgccccTGCGgcccctgcccccgccgctgagcccgccgcccctgctgctgctgcccccgccgccactgaggctgctgctgaggctaCCCCCGCCGAGGGTGCCGCCGCCTACGGCTCGTCGTTCC TCACTGGCTCTGCTCTCCAGGGCGCCATCGACGGCATCGTTGAGATGGGCTTTGAGCGCGACCAGGTCGTTCGTGCCCTCCGTGCCAGCTTCAACAACCCGGACCGTGCCGTCGAGTACCTCATGAGC GGCAACATCCCCGAGACCGAgcctgccgcccccgcgccggctgctgccgcgccccgcgctcCC gccgctgctgcaccagccgccgctcctgctgctcccGCTGTcccggctgccgccgccgccgctgctcccgccgctgctgccgctgccaccacctcgtccggcgccggcgctgacAACCTCTTCGCT GCCGCTGAGGCTGCTATGAACCGTGACCGTGGCATCCccgccggtgctgctgctggtgtcCCTGGAGGTGCCGGCGGACCTGACGCTGAGTCGTTGAACGCCATTGCCAACTCGCCGCAGATCCAGCGCATTCGTCAGGCGGTGCAGGAGAACCCTGCCCTCATCCAGCCTCTTCTCCAGCAGATTGCGGCATCAAATCCCGCTCTGGCCCAGGTTATCAACCAGAACCCCCAGGCGCTCTACGACCTCCTTGGTctctcggacgacgaccttgagGGAGGCGAGGACTATGGAGGCCCGCAGGTCATGCAGGTCGACTTGAcgcacgacgaggccgcggctGTTGAGAGG ctcgagcagctcggcttCGACCGCCAAGTCGTGCTCCAGGCGTACCTCCTCTGCGACAGGAACGAGGAGCTGGCCGCCAACTTCTTGTTcgagagcgccgaggaggacgagcagaTGGGTCCATAG
- the msh-2 gene encoding DNA mismatch repair protein msh-2 — protein sequence MPMYDKESSAAKPQFEMDKDQEDRFVRFVERMPARTDGLVRLFDRGDYFSAHGPDALLIAEQVYKTTNVLKYLGSPSARPGSSSSAKGLPSATVSMTLAKAFLRDCLTTKQMRVEIYEPVDGAGGRKNHTQWHLAKQASPGNLSQVEDLLFAHEDLLANAVSMALRVYIKDGVRTVGAAFVDVQDKTIGVAEFPEDEHYGNTESLIIQLGIKECIMQEDAKHVDHELAKVRTLVERCGVIVTERKASEFQPSSVVQDLGRLLNDTHPSVLPEHDLKQAMSALSALIAYLGLLSDSLVHGTFKLHNHDLSQYMKLDASALKALNLMPNPELGGNKNMSLYGLLNYCRTSQGQRLLARWLKQPLVNLHSILERQNIVGMFVDDTVTRATIQDDCLKKIPDFHRISKRFHRGQAGLEDVVRVYQAVQVLPRIIGYLDEVKDANPEHGQVLDTRFTDALRGHSDMLDKYAEMVENTIDLDELQNHNFVLLPTLDNELQRYRDDLIGVRDQLDAEHKRVGRALGLDLDKKLHLENHQVYKYSFRITKAEAGLIRNKKQYIELSTQKSGTIFTTETLRELSEQFSDLQEGYEQKQRHLVKEVVQIAASYIPVFEQLDDLIAALDVILSFAQIAVSAPIPYIKPTIKEKGSGDVVITGARHPCLEVQDDIQFIANDHEMRKGESEFHVITGPNMGGKSTYIRQLGTIALMAQVGCFVPADSAELPIFDCILARVGAGDSQLKGVSTFMAEMLETATILRSATRDSLIIIDELGRGTSTYDGFGLAWAISEHIANNIRCFCLFATHFHELTTLADQLEWVKNLQVRAEVRQAPEGSKQDREITLLYQVVDGHSDQSFGIHVAELARFPESVVKLAKRKAEELEDFGDGPAPEPKLPKTEVEAGTELMRSFLETWRSRTEGASEEQQLEELRRTANEFKDRFDGNAWVQKAIEGL from the exons ATG CCAATGTACGATAAGgagtcgtcggcggccaagcCGCAGTTTGAGATGG ACAAGGACCAGGAGGACCGTTTCGTGCGGTTCGTCGAGCGCATGCCCGCGCGTACGGACGGCCTGGTCCGTCTGTTCGATAGGGGAGATTACTTCTCCGCGCATGGCCCAGACGCGCTCCTCATCGCCGAACAGGTGTACAAGACCACCAATGTGCTCAAGTACCTCGGCTCGCCTTCCGCGCGCCCTGGgtcatcgtcctcggccaAGGGTCTTCCCTCCGCCACGGTATCCATGACGCTTGCCAAGGCGTTCCTCCGCGACTGCTTGACGACGAAGCAGATGCGCGTCGAGATCTACGAGCCTgttgacggcgccggcgggcgaaAGAACCACACGCAGTGgcacctcgccaagcaggccTCCCCTGGCAACCTGTCCCAGGTGGAGGACCTCCTCTTCGCCCACGAGGACTtgctcgccaacgccgtgAGCATGGCCCTCCGAGTTTACATCAAGGACGGCGTGCGCactgtcggcgcggcgttcgtCGACGTCCAGGACAAGACCATTGGCGTGGCCGAGttccccgaggacgagcactACGGCAACACCGAGTCGCTCATCATCCAGCTCGGTATCAAGGAGTGTATCATGCAAGAGGACGCCAAGCACGTCGACCACGAGCTGGCCAAAGTGCGCACACTGGTCGAGCGATGCGGTGTGATTGTTACGGAGCGCAAGGCGTCGGAGTTCCAGCCGTCAAGTGTCGTCCAGGATCTGGGACGGTTGCTGAATGACACACACCCAAGTGTTCTGC CCGAGCACGACCTCAAGCAGGCCATGTCGGCCCTCTCGGCGCTCATCGCGTACCTCGGCCTCCTGTCCGACTCGCTTGTCCACGGTACTTTCAAGCTCCACAACCACGACCTGTCACAGTACATGAAACTGGACGCGAGCGCACTCAAGGCACTCAACCTCATGCCCAACCCTGAACTCGGGGGGAACAAGAACATGAGCCTGTACGGCCTGCTGAACTACTGCCGGACGTCGCAGGGCcagcggctgctggcgcgtTGGCTCAAGCAGCCGCTTGTGAACCTCCACTCGATTCTTGAGCGGCAGAACATTGTCGGCATGtttgtcgacgacacggtGACGCGTGCGACGATCCAGGACGACTGCTTGAAGAAGATTCCCGACTTTCACCGTATCTCGAAGCGCTTCCACCGCGGCCAGgctggcctcgaggacgtggTGCGCGTGTACCAGGCTGTCCAAGTG CTTCCGCGTATTATCGGctacctcgacgaggtcaaggacgccAACCCTGAGCACGGCCAGGTCCTCGACACGAGGTTTACCGACGCGCTTAGAGGCCACTCGGACATGCTGGACAAGTATGCCGAGATGGTTGAGAATACGATCGACCTGGACGAGCTGCAGAACCACAACTTTGTCCTGCTGCCCACGTTGGACAATGAGCTCCAGCGCTACCGTGACGACCTTATCGGCGTTCGTGACCAGCTGGATGCTGAGCACAAGCGCGTCGGCAgggccctcggcctcgatctCGACAAGAAACTCCATCTTGAGAACCACCAGGTGTACAAGTACTCGTTCCGCATCACCAAGGCTGAGGCCGGGCTTATCCGCAACAAGAAGCAGTACATCGAGCTGTCGACGCAGAAATCGGGTACGATCTTCACGACAGAGACTCTGCGCGAACTTAGCGAGCAGTTCTCAGACTTGCAGGAGGGGTATGAGCAGAAGCAGCGCCACCTCGTCAAAGAGGTGGTCCAGATTGCCGCATCATACATTCCCGTGtttgagcagctcgacgacctcatcgcggcgctcgacgtcatCCTCAGCTTTGCTCAGATTGCCGTGAGCGCGCCGATTCCGTACATCAAGCCCACTATCAAGGAGAAGGGCTCAGGCGACGTTGTGATCACAGGCGCTCGCCACCCCTGCTTGGAGGTCCAGGATGACATCCAGTTCATCGCCAACGACCATGAGATGCGCAAGG GTGAAAGCGAGTTCCATGTCATCACCGGACCAAACATGGGCGGTAAATCTACCTACATTCGCCAGCTGGGTACCATTGCGCTCATGGCCCAAGTCGGCTGCTTTGTGCctgccgactcggccgaGCTGCCCATCTTTGACTGCATCCTGGCGCGTGTCGGCGCAGGTGACAGTCAGCTCAAGGGAGTCTCGACGTTCATGGCGGAGATGCTCGAGACGGCGACCATCCTGCGCTCAGCTACTCGCGACTCATTGATCAtcatcgacgagctgggTCGCGGTACATCGACCTACGATGGCTTCGGTCTTGCTTGGGCTATCAGCGA ACACATTGCCAACAACATTCGCTGCTTCTGCCTGTTTGCAACTCACTTCCACGAGCTCACAACGCTTGCCGACCAGCTGGAATGGGTCAAGAACCTTCAAGTTCGCGCCGAGGTTCGCCAGGCGCCCGAGGGCTCGAAGCAAGACCGTGAGATCACCCTCCTGTACCAGGTTGTCGATGGCCACAGCGACCAGAGTTTCGGTATTCACGTCGCTGAGCTGGCCCGCTTCCCCGAAAGCGTGGTCAAGCTCGcgaagcgcaaggcggagGAACTCGAGGACTTTGGTGATGGTCCTGCACCAGAGCCGAAACTGCCGAAAACAGAGGTGGAAGCAGGAACCGAGCTCATGCGTTCCTTCCTCGAAACGTGGCGCAGCCGCACCGAGGGGGCGTCCGAGGAGCAGCAGTTGGAGGAGCTTCGCCGCACGGCCAACGAGTTCAAGGATCGCTTTGACGGCAATGCGTGGGTGCAGAAGGCTATCGAGGGGTTGTAG
- the OXSR1 gene encoding Serine/threonine-protein kinase OSR1: MAGDTHHQGMLDDASWLPFTSDAADYDLGAPVGFGASSTVYAAVFNVPGALDGEWHPCAIKVSSASSDLGQLSREARLLGLCRHQNVLRVLATFTLPPDHTRVAIVTPLIEGGSLAGVLEWRKRNAAAGSSRHSAALDEDETKAVIRQVIDGLGYLHANGFLHRDLKAGNLLLQPDGTVLLADFGVGGDMNTPRTPAEERPPPVDSVRFDRPGLHILPKPSTAARPVLVKEIGKRQSFVGTPSWMAPEVILGQLYDAKADMWSLGITIIELAQGSPPRNGKVSDVLTATATTAPPKLDKAFSKQMREFVDLCLQKDPALRPTAAKLAEHPWLRGAKKPSFLAESLLGELPGLRDRQELRRVPTSSSIVSGAPSWDFGYSVPPSPVARFGPPLVSSPTATSPEGFPGISGYRPQSRASSRGGDWISSSPRISLHQWAERTAAEASLPPTPVETGYSSAWPSPRRTGSDSGRPRSGASAAPPTAGAAAARIIRRGKSVSFSDGLNNAPDFESPLRRSAAMPPEDDAVVLEQPETPTLASSPVNAMRQLALADSPQPSRPLAINIPQSGSRDRTPVGSVDHGYEGTAARLLERHDARPLAISIPQPHSRDRTPVGSVDHSHEGTAARLLDRHDARGLAITIPQSDSRDRTPSGSVDHSHDIFPRPLAINIPPIPSRDRTPAGSVDYNHDVPMIRVPSKEKHGWLHRSKSEKKKDQPKEPKEGFTAIVGSVFSHRRKRS; this comes from the exons ATGGCGGGGGATACACACCACCAGGGCATGCTGGACGACGCGTCCTGGCTGCCGTTCACGTCAGACGCGGCCGActacgacctcggcgcgccagtCG GCTTCGGGGCGTCGTCCACCGTCTATGCCGCCGTCTTCAACGTGcccggcgccctcgacggcgaaTGGCACCCCTGCGCGATCAAggtctcgtcggcgagcagcgacctcggccaGCTGTCAAGGGAAGCACGGCTACTGGGCCTTTGTCGCCACCAAAACGTGTTGCG AGTCCTGGCAACATTCACCCTACCGCCCGATCACACACGAGTCGCCATTGTCACACCCCTAATAGAAGGCGGATCACTCGCCGGAGTCTTGGAATGGCGGAAACGcaatgccgccgccggcagctcACGTCACAGCGCCGCactcgacgaggatgagacCAAGGCCGTGATACGACAGGTGATCGACGGCCTAGGCTACCTCCACGCCAACGGCTTCCTCCAC CGTGACTTGAAGGCCGGCAACCTGCTCCTCCAGCCCGATGGCACGGTCCTCCTGGCCGACTTTGGTGTCGGTGGAGACATGAATACGCCGCGCACGCCAGCCGAGGAGCGCCCGCCGCCTGTCGACTCAGTGCGCTTTGATCGCCCGGGCCTGCATATTCTTCCGAAGCCGTCCACAGCTGCCCGCCCGGTACTCGTCAAGGAAATCGGCAAGCGCCAGAGCTTTGTCGGCACA CCGTCGTGGATGGCGCCAGAAGTCATCCTCGGGCAGCTGTACGATGCCAAGGCGGACATGTGGAGCCTCGGCATCACCatcatcgagctcgcgcaggggtcgccgccgcgcaacgGCAAGGTGTCCGACGTGCTCActgcgacagcgacgacggcgccccCAAAGCTGGACAAGGCGTTTAGCAAGCAAATGCGCGAGTTTGTCGACCTGTGCCTGCAGAAGGACCCCGCACTGCGCCCCACGGctgccaagctcgccgagcacccCTGGCTCCGGGGCGCCAAGAAGCCGTCATTCCTCGCCGAATCGCTTCTAGGCGAATTGCCCGGACTGAGAGATCGCCAAGAGCTTC GACGCGTACCCACATCGTCATCGATAGTGTCGGGCGCCCCCAGCTGGGACTTTGGATACTCTGTCCCACCGTCCCCCGTCGCGAGATTCGGCCCGcccctcgtctcgtctccaACCGCAACCTCACCCGAGGGCTTCCCTGGGATATCTGGATACCGGCCCCAGAGCCGAGCGTCATCCCGCGGCGGAGACTGgatctcgtcgtccccgagaATCAGTCTGCACCAGTGGGCTGAGCGCACAGCCGCCGAggcctcgctgcccccgACTCCAGTGGAGACGGGGTACTCGAGCGCGtggccgagcccgagacgCACGGGCTCCGACTCGGGCCGGCCTCGGTCCGGGGCttccgccgccccgccgactgccggcgcggcggcggcgcgcatcATCCGCCGTGGCAAGTCGGTGTCCTTCAGCGACGGGCTGAACAATGCGCCGGATTTCGAGAGCCCGCTGCGCCGGTCGGCCGCGATgccgcccgaggacgacgccgtggTCCTCGAGCAGCCCGAGACGCCGACCCTCGCCTCGAGCCCCGTGAATGCGAtgcgccagctcgcgctcgccgactcgccccAGCCGTCGCGACCGCTCGCGATCAATATCCCCCAGTCGGGCTCGCGCGACCGCACGCCAGTGGGCTCGGTGGATCACGGGTATGAAGGCACTGCAGCGCGGCTACTCGAGCGGCATGACGCGCGCCCACTTGCGATCAGCATCCCCCAACCGCATTCGCGCGATCGCACGCCGGTCGGGTCGGTCGACCACAGCCATGAGGGCACCGCTGCGCGTCTGCTGGACCGCCACGACGCGCGGGGGCTGGCAATTACAATTCCTCAATCCGACTCGCGCGACCGCACACCGTCCGGCTCTGTTGACCACAGCCACGACATCTTccctcgccccctcgccATCAACATCCCTCCTATACCGTCCCGCGACCGTACACCGGCCGGCTCGGTCGACTACAATCATGACGTGCCAATGATCCGCGTCCCATCAAAGGAGAAGCATGGCTGGCTTCACCGCTCCAAGtcggagaagaagaaggaccAGCCCAAAGAACCCAAGGAAGGCTTCACTGCCATCGTTGGCAGTGTCTTCTCACACCGCCGCAAGCGCTCGTAG